TACTctgcaataaaatgtaataaatgggAATGCtttcaaaatgtacttttatttgcaccaaaaaaaacatgatttaagccttttttcttgattatttgtttgttttattgtccAACCACATGTAATTATTTTCCATTATAAAGTCTGTCTGAATGGCTGTTGCCAATGAAGCTCCTTtaaactcattccctgccaatgacgactatagacgtcaaaaaataattttaacaatttttatcagtaaaacatttttttcccacttttgttaacaagagtttgaaaacctagatttttttttattgtattaaaacagatttaaaatttgtgacttatcgtgagttaactagtgaagtcatgcgattaattacgatttacaatttttttttaaataatctttgctttaaaaaaaaattattaaaaacattccataaattaggggcatcaggcgattaaaatttgtaatcataattaattgcatgacttcaccagttaactcacgatttttatatctgttctaatatatCAAGTTATGATCAATTAAGGCCATTATGACAGAGGTGTGACTCAATCGAAACCATTGTATaatccaggaaaaaataaatgtaggtCGTCCATTTGAAACAAATGAAGCTGAAGTCTGAGCTTGCTAATGCTACGTTAGCTCAAGATGACTTATACTTCTCTTCTGTTTTCTCAACTCAAGCTTATCCTGTCAAGaacgtcattcattcattcatctaacGTCTGCCGACCAAGGCAATCGCCATGAACTGGTCGGCATTGGAAGTCCTCGTGAGCGGGGTCAACAAATACTCCACGGCGTTCGGCCGTGTCTGGCTCTCTATGGTTTTCGTCTTCCGGGTGTTGGTGTTCGTGGTGGCGGCTCAGCGAGTGTGGGGGGACGAGAGCAAGGACTTCGTCTGCAACACGGCCCAGCCCGGCTGCACCAACGTTTGCTACGACTCGGTCTTCCCCATCTCTCACATCCGCCTGTGGGCCCTTCAGCTCATCTTCATCACGTGTCCGTCCTTGATGGTGACATGTCACGTCAAATATCGCGAGAAGAGAGACCTCGAGTACACCACCTCGCACAAGGGGGCCCATCTATACGCCAACCCTGGGAAGAAACGTGGAGGTCTGTGGTGGACCTACTTGGTAAGGATGGCCGACGCAAAGGGtccattgaatgtacaaataaataaatgaatgaataaacaaataaataaataaataaataaataaataaataaataaataaaagtccaaataaaaacggataccaaaaatataattcaaaaattaaatacaaaagaataatggaaatggaaataaaacaaaatatttccattaacaaaataaagaaaagcacaaataaaaaaaaattaaaaaacagattcaacatataaaaataaatacaaaaataaatgtattttttgttatttattgatttatatttaattctattcatctatatatatatttattttatttccacatttacctttatatttattttttattatctcattttttatttatttttgctcttatttatatatatatatatatatatatatatatatatataatttgttgtttttatttccatttctatttttgtatCGAATTTTtcgaattttatttttaatatcactttttattttcactttaaccatatatttattcatttattttgtcatttttttatcttagcatttatttttgcttttattaatgtatttatggatatatatattttgctgtttttatttccatttatattaatttttttgtatttcattttggaattatactttatatcagtttttatttatttttaattttggcagttttggccctccataCTTTGTACTGATTCTGATGTTCTGATCCTTGTTTTCAATTAGGTCAGCTTGATTTTAAAGACCACCTTTGATGCCGGCTTCCTGTACATCCTCTACTATATTTATGACGGCTTCGACATGCCCCGGGTGTCCAAGTGTTCCCTGGAACCCTGCCCCAACACGGTGGACTGCTTCATTTCCCGACCCACCGAGAAAAAAATCTTCACCCTCTTCATGGTGGTCTCCTCACTGGTCTGCATTTTGATGTGCACTTGCGAGATGATTTACTTCATCTCCAAGCGCGTCCtcaaacacaaaagaaagaagaatGAAATGATATGGAGGGAATTTGCCGGCAATCATGAAATGACATCGCTGGCGGCGCCCAGGTCAAAGTTCAGGTCCAAAAGTTACCTCCCAATGGATCCCACCGCCTCGAACCACAACCTCAATAACGTGCAAGTTGAGGAAGTGGAAAAAGGACCTAGAAAATATTCACGACGTGAAAATGGCAAGGTGGAGAACATTTAAGGAGCTCTCAGACTCTGTCGACGGCAACTGTTGAAAAGTGTATAGATATTCATCGATTCAATGATGACTTGTAAATGAATGACTTTGTGCCTGAAGGCAGGATCTGTGCATCTAAGTACATATAAGCTGCACCGTCAATGACAATCTCAAATGAAAGTGTAAAGTGTGTCAAACATAATCACGTGTATGTCACAAGTAGAAGTGAAAGTCAGTGCTTTCTTTCACTTTTTATTCCTTATTGTTTGTTATTATGACTCTGATGTTTGTACTATTTAGTATTTAGCAAAGAAGCTCTagaaatgtatattttcaaacttttttttttgtaccactcGTCTGCTTTGTGTTAACCATCTTGTAAGCTAAACGGGCTGTCAATtgtagcgcttttccacctttgtGGCACTTAAAGCACTTTCGGGGGCTCAGGatcttgctcaaagacactCCGGCATGGTCACATGGGGGTCAGGAGAAAACCCGTAGTTTCATTTTCACCCCATCTGGAAAATCTCCTTCAAGTAAAGGTCTGTGTGGAGACGACAGCCTTTGTGTGATTGTTGATTCTGTTGAAAACttacacaggtgtcaaattcaagtccaggaagtaaaagtcctgccacagtttggctttagccgcaggTACTTCCCGGGGAGCTCGTTTAATATTTGTTTCCGGAAAGTGCAAGTATACCGGAGTCGTTGGAGAAAACAAGCAAGCAACATCTACTGCCCCCTACTGTTCGATGAGAAAATATAATACCTGTATGTATTCAGGTTTGCTACTACCCATGCACATCTGTTCTGTTTCTTAAGACTGTTTTCTGCTGGGAAGGTAATTTAACTTTAATCAAAGTAATTGCTATTTAAGTAAGAATATAACATAATCAATTGTAGCTAATTATATGCTGTATACATTTATTGAGTGAACTATAAACCAGACTTGCAATGCTTCAAGTGTCACTTCTGTGCTTTGCTAGCTTTTTGGCTTGCACAAGTAGATAATGATGAAAAATAACTCTTTATATAAACCAAAAAAACTCAATGAAAGTTGCTTAGAAATCAAGTTAGACTTCATTGTGCATGAGTATCGACTTGTACGTCACGAGAGAAATGTCGTCATCACGCTGCCACTTTGACTGTCCAATCAAAATCGAGAAGGATGGGTGCGGTTTGATTGTCCAATCAAAATCTAGGACGATGGGCAGTTTAGACAGATGGTATaatgaaccaatcagtgccTCTCAGAGAGAGCAAGACCCACCTCTTGGTGAAAGGAAGTATTAAAAACATGAGTTACAACTACGGACaggtactgtatatttttattgttttgttgcgTGTGAAACAAAAGTTGTCTCACCTAGCATGTTTTTACTCTTACGCTTTAACATTTTACTTGCTTACATGTTGATTCCTTTACattaaatgttgtactttgttaGCATGTTGTGGTAACCTACATTAATGTTCCGCTACGCGTCAGACAAACTACAGTCGAAGATTTGCGCTCAGTAGCCgcgttttatttactgtaaaagtagaataaaggggaaataaacaGAATATTGATAATGATGTCTATTATGTCGTATGTTGTTATAGAAATAAATGCAATACATTCGGCGCAGCATCATGTAATCCCTGCATTGGATTAATAGTGGataaatgtcattaatccatccattttctatttatgGACCCAATATCCGGGCATTTCTGCCATTTCCGCAATACAACGCACCATACAGGGTGAAAACAAATGGcatattggattgtttttgcctgtgactagcatacaaaccaggaaTTCAAATAATCCTCCCAAATCAAATCACAACGATcgaaaaaacaatgcaatgctTTAAGACCGCCGTTTTGACCTGTGACACGAGCTCGGAATTGTCCATTTCTTTCTCTTTTACAAGCTGGCACTCTGTACTGGTGGAATGAGTCCCGTGAATTACGTCATGTTATAGGGCTATCCAGGAGCAGCAGGACATCCAGCTCCAAATGCCGCTGGTCCATATGCATCTGCACCTTCAGTTCCGTACGGCGGTGCAGCGGTTCCAACAAGAGGCTACTACGGCCAAGGTCAAGGGGGGCAGTACGGACCCGGACCAGGGGGTGCGGGTTACGGAGGACAACCTCATGGAGCACCTTATCGCCATCCTCCCCCTTCAGGTACTGCCGAGAGCTTCTTGCCGGCCCTTTGTTCATAACTCCTCTTTTCACGGCACCTGCGGTAAAATGACGGATGTGAAATGAGTGCCACGCTGACAGATTCACTTTGTACCCGCCAGCAGGATCAGACCGCTGAAGCCTATGTTTAAACCCGTCAGGTTTTAAACCCTTTCTTGGCCCTTGTTTTGTCTTTAGGCAACATCCCCCCTGGTGTCAACCCCGAGGCGTACCAGTGGTTCCAGAGCGTGGACACGGACCACAGCGGCTTCATCAACCTGAAGGAGCTCAAGCAGGCGCTGGTTAACTCCAACTGGTCCACTTTTAATGACGAGACTTGCCTCATGATGATCAGTGAGTGCTTGGccagcattaaaaatatatctactgtttatttatataaaatatacttGAATTTTCTTTTAGACATGTTTGACAAGACAAGGTCAAGTCGTATGGATCTTTTCGGCTTCTCAGCACTCTGGGACTTCATGCAGAGGTGGAGGGCACTCTTTCAACAATATGACAGGGACCACTCGGGATCGATCAGTGGCGCAGAGCTCCACCACGGTAACCGTCTTAAGACCTCTAAGAAGCTGCACCACCCCTAGACATGTATCTCACCTCATCTTCTACCCCGTTAGCCCTGGCACAGATGGGCTACAATCTGAGTCCCCAGTTTTCCGAGTCGTTGGTGCGGCGCTTCAGCGTGCGTGCCGCGCGTCCCGGCATACAGTTGGATCGCTTCATCCAGGTGTGCACCCAGCTGCAAAGCATGACGCAGGTTTTCAGGGAGAAAGACACCAGCATGACGGGGAACATCCGCCTCAATTATGAGGACTTCCTCTCGGGGGCCATCACCAGGCTCATGTGAGCGTATTGTGTATGGTGGTCTGCATTTGACATATCAGCCAATATATCCTGTGACATGAAACCTAACCTACCAACTGAAAGTAGTAACTTTCGAAAATCATGTATTTAAGAAACTACTACTAACTACCCTTCCCTCATACACCGTCTACTAAATTCTGcagtattttacattagtgAAAGATTTATATATTGATAGTGAAGTTGTTTACATAGATCAAAAAGACATACCACTTATGAATATTGTGTGATTGTAGGCTTTAGGGGGCCCTCACAACccgcaaaatgtatttttgtacctTCATACCACTGATTACCTACAATTCTAAAAATGTTGATCAAAACAGATTTCCAACAAACACACCCTCTGTCTGTTGTTTTACATTCCATAGAGGTTTATGTTCTAATAAGTGCCAACattatgtcatttaaatattgatgttttcattactttttgtgtgtgtgtaatgaaaAACAATTGCACTTTCAAGGTACTTAAACAAaccttgtaaaataaataaacttcccaaactatttttgtgttgtattgTGTTTTAGTGCCCTCATTGTCGCtttaatttgcattgttttGGTTCCCTTTTTAAACGTGTTCTCGCCCTGGCAGTGTATTATTCTAACCACTAGGTGGCCTAAAGACGAGCGAAACCAGTGTTACAACTGCTTGGTTAAAACGAAGAAGACTATTGGACCAATCAAGTGACAATCCGGAAGTGTAAACACACACTTAAACGTGTTCTCGCCTTGGCAGTGTATTATTCTAACCACTAGGTGACCTAAAGACGAGTGAAACCAGTGTTAAAACTGCTCGGTTAAAACGAAGAAGACTATTGGACCAATCAAGTGACAATCCGGAAGTGTAAACACACACTCGCATGTTACGTTGACCCACTGCGGCACCAGCGTGAAACGTTAAAGGTGAGTCAAATGACATAACTAATGTTTTGGAAaacaacatttataataaaataagcaATAGTAGTCACTCGAGGGGCGTGCGTATGCAATATCCGGGGTAACGTTGACGAGTAATTGCAAGCTTACCTCACTACATTCTGTATTAAGGGCATTTGTTA
The sequence above is drawn from the Vanacampus margaritifer isolate UIUO_Vmar chromosome 17, RoL_Vmar_1.0, whole genome shotgun sequence genome and encodes:
- the pef1 gene encoding peflin; translated protein: MNQSVPLRESKTHLLVKGSIKNMSYNYGQGYPGAAGHPAPNAAGPYASAPSVPYGGAAVPTRGYYGQGQGGQYGPGPGGAGYGGQPHGAPYRHPPPSGNIPPGVNPEAYQWFQSVDTDHSGFINLKELKQALVNSNWSTFNDETCLMMINMFDKTRSSRMDLFGFSALWDFMQRWRALFQQYDRDHSGSISGAELHHALAQMGYNLSPQFSESLVRRFSVRAARPGIQLDRFIQVCTQLQSMTQVFREKDTSMTGNIRLNYEDFLSGAITRLM
- the gjb9b gene encoding gap junction protein beta 9b encodes the protein MNWSALEVLVSGVNKYSTAFGRVWLSMVFVFRVLVFVVAAQRVWGDESKDFVCNTAQPGCTNVCYDSVFPISHIRLWALQLIFITCPSLMVTCHVKYREKRDLEYTTSHKGAHLYANPGKKRGGLWWTYLVSLILKTTFDAGFLYILYYIYDGFDMPRVSKCSLEPCPNTVDCFISRPTEKKIFTLFMVVSSLVCILMCTCEMIYFISKRVLKHKRKKNEMIWREFAGNHEMTSLAAPRSKFRSKSYLPMDPTASNHNLNNVQVEEVEKGPRKYSRRENGKVENI